One window of Deltaproteobacteria bacterium genomic DNA carries:
- the dnaE gene encoding DNA polymerase III subunit alpha: MHHSDFVHLHLHTQYSLLDGAITVEALARKAKEYKMPAVAMTDHGNLFGAVEFYQKMESAGIKPIIGCEVYVESKGSRFTKEFRKEHEPYNHLILLATNREGYRNLCQLITAGYLEGFYYKPRIDKELLREKNAGLIATSGCLSGEIARVLLAGRKEEAERIAQEYLTLFGDRFYLEVQAHSLPNQKIVNEAVFDLAKRLSIPVVATGDCHYLKKEDAGAHEALLCIQTGTTLKDEGRMRFGSDEFYFKSAEEVRSYFPDHPEALQNTVEVAKRCNFDFDFKTYYFPKFEPPKEKTLDQFLEEKTLEGFEERWRKSEAQLKPEEREPSKAQRLERVHQELKMIKDMGFAGYFLIVADFINYAKEKKIPVGPGRGSAAGSLVAYCLKITDIDPIPYDLLFERFLNPERVTMPDMDIDFCIYGRDEVIRYVQQKYGNVSQIITFGKMKAKAVIRDVGRVMEIPYGDVDKIAKLVPNTLNITLDEAIRSEPRLAEVGQKNPTIGRLLATAHSLEGLTRHASTHAAGVVISDQPLVNFMPLYKGQHDEIVTQFDMKAIEKIGLIKFDFLGLKTLTVIDETRKIIKRTRGLDLDVGDLPLDDPEVYAMLSKGDTWGVFQLESSGMRDLLAKLKPTVFPDLIAVVALYRPGPLGSGMVEDFINRKHGKVQVRYELAELEEVLRDTYGVIVYQEQVMKIASKLANFSLGEADLLRRAMGKKNPEVMAEQRDRFLKGAHENRIPPKKAEKIFDLMAKFAEYGFNKSHSAAYALIAYQTAYLKAHFPVEYMAALLTHEMGNSDKVMLLIADARAHGLSVLPPDVNESYTGFSVVGPAEIRFGLAAVKNVGTAAIESLIETRKKEGRLPEPGFRSFFHFITTVDLRKINRRVLESLIKCGAFDSMGVTRASCFEALPLFLEKAAKIQKEKATGQESLFGPVTGGGENEAPPSRPEWPTREKLTFEKESLGFYITGHPLKEHEELLRRKGTFEISRLADRPDGTEAKVGGVVTSLREITTKGGDRMAFVTLEDLTGNATLIVFPELYRKTITLLKSEQPLIATGELDLGEEEIKILARDVVPLVANSGSRAVHIRLASPATGREQLENLKKLLARFRGRCPLYVHLIHPASGETILSLPEDLYVEPSDELLKSVNSLFGGDVACLQ; this comes from the coding sequence ATGCACCACTCCGATTTTGTTCACCTGCATTTACACACCCAATACAGTCTGCTGGACGGCGCGATTACCGTAGAGGCATTGGCCAGGAAGGCCAAGGAGTACAAGATGCCGGCGGTGGCGATGACCGACCATGGCAATCTCTTCGGTGCGGTGGAGTTTTATCAGAAGATGGAATCAGCCGGGATCAAGCCGATCATCGGGTGCGAGGTCTATGTCGAATCGAAAGGGAGCCGGTTCACCAAGGAGTTCAGGAAAGAACATGAGCCGTATAACCATCTGATCCTTCTGGCGACAAACAGGGAAGGGTACCGGAACCTCTGCCAGCTGATCACCGCCGGCTACCTCGAGGGGTTTTACTACAAACCGCGGATTGACAAGGAACTGCTTCGTGAAAAAAATGCCGGTCTCATTGCCACCTCCGGTTGTCTCTCCGGAGAGATCGCCAGGGTTCTTCTGGCGGGACGAAAAGAAGAGGCGGAGAGGATCGCCCAAGAGTACCTCACCCTTTTTGGGGACCGGTTTTATCTGGAGGTTCAGGCCCATTCCCTGCCGAACCAAAAGATTGTGAACGAGGCGGTCTTTGATCTGGCAAAAAGACTTTCCATCCCTGTGGTCGCGACAGGGGATTGTCATTATCTCAAAAAAGAGGATGCCGGGGCCCACGAGGCGCTCCTTTGTATCCAGACCGGCACCACCTTAAAGGATGAAGGGAGGATGCGGTTTGGCTCGGATGAGTTTTATTTTAAATCGGCCGAAGAGGTTCGGAGCTATTTTCCCGATCACCCGGAGGCGCTTCAAAACACCGTCGAAGTGGCCAAACGATGCAACTTCGATTTTGACTTCAAGACCTATTATTTCCCCAAGTTTGAACCACCCAAAGAAAAAACCTTAGACCAGTTTCTGGAGGAAAAAACACTCGAGGGGTTTGAAGAACGGTGGCGGAAGAGTGAGGCCCAGCTCAAGCCTGAAGAGAGAGAGCCGTCAAAGGCCCAAAGGCTGGAAAGGGTCCATCAGGAACTGAAGATGATCAAGGACATGGGATTTGCCGGCTACTTCCTGATTGTTGCCGATTTCATCAATTACGCCAAGGAGAAGAAGATCCCGGTCGGCCCTGGTCGGGGCTCAGCCGCTGGAAGTCTCGTGGCGTATTGCCTCAAGATTACCGACATTGACCCGATTCCTTATGACCTCCTCTTTGAGCGGTTCCTGAATCCGGAACGGGTTACCATGCCGGATATGGATATCGACTTTTGCATCTACGGACGGGATGAGGTGATCCGCTACGTCCAGCAGAAGTACGGCAACGTCTCGCAGATTATCACCTTTGGAAAGATGAAGGCCAAGGCGGTGATCCGCGATGTCGGGAGGGTGATGGAGATCCCGTACGGCGACGTCGACAAGATTGCGAAGCTGGTGCCGAACACCTTGAATATTACCCTCGATGAGGCGATTCGGAGCGAGCCCCGCCTGGCGGAGGTTGGTCAAAAGAATCCGACCATCGGACGGCTTCTTGCGACGGCCCATTCCCTGGAAGGACTAACCCGTCATGCCTCAACGCACGCCGCGGGGGTTGTGATCTCCGACCAGCCGCTCGTCAACTTCATGCCGCTGTACAAAGGGCAGCATGATGAAATTGTCACCCAGTTTGACATGAAGGCGATCGAAAAGATCGGCTTGATCAAGTTTGACTTTCTTGGCCTGAAAACTTTAACGGTTATTGACGAGACGAGAAAAATCATCAAACGGACGCGCGGGCTCGATCTGGATGTCGGAGATCTCCCCCTGGATGACCCGGAGGTTTACGCGATGCTTTCGAAGGGGGATACCTGGGGGGTGTTCCAGCTGGAGTCCAGCGGGATGAGGGATCTCCTCGCCAAACTCAAGCCGACGGTCTTTCCCGATCTGATTGCGGTGGTGGCCCTGTACCGTCCGGGACCGCTTGGCAGTGGTATGGTCGAGGATTTTATCAATAGAAAGCATGGCAAGGTTCAGGTCCGTTACGAACTCGCCGAACTTGAGGAGGTCTTAAGAGACACCTATGGGGTCATCGTTTATCAGGAACAGGTGATGAAGATCGCCTCGAAGCTCGCCAACTTTTCTCTGGGGGAGGCGGACCTTCTGCGAAGGGCGATGGGGAAGAAAAACCCGGAGGTTATGGCGGAGCAGAGGGACCGTTTTTTGAAGGGGGCGCATGAAAACAGGATCCCGCCGAAAAAAGCGGAAAAGATTTTTGACCTGATGGCCAAGTTTGCGGAGTATGGTTTTAACAAGAGTCATTCCGCCGCTTATGCCCTGATCGCCTACCAGACCGCTTATCTCAAGGCCCACTTTCCGGTGGAATATATGGCGGCCCTCCTGACCCATGAAATGGGGAACAGTGACAAGGTGATGCTTCTCATCGCGGATGCCAGGGCTCACGGGCTCTCCGTCCTGCCGCCGGATGTCAATGAGAGTTACACCGGTTTTTCCGTGGTCGGTCCGGCGGAGATCCGTTTTGGACTGGCCGCCGTGAAAAATGTCGGGACCGCCGCGATTGAGTCCCTGATTGAAACGCGTAAAAAAGAAGGGCGCTTGCCTGAACCAGGCTTCCGTTCCTTTTTTCATTTCATCACGACCGTCGATTTAAGAAAAATCAATCGCCGGGTGCTGGAGAGCCTGATCAAGTGCGGCGCTTTTGATTCCATGGGGGTGACCCGCGCCTCCTGTTTTGAGGCGTTGCCCCTCTTTTTGGAAAAGGCGGCAAAGATCCAGAAGGAAAAGGCAACAGGGCAGGAAAGTCTCTTTGGCCCGGTGACTGGAGGAGGGGAGAATGAGGCCCCCCCTTCCCGTCCGGAGTGGCCGACGCGGGAGAAACTGACCTTTGAGAAGGAGTCGCTCGGGTTTTACATTACCGGACACCCTCTCAAAGAACATGAAGAACTTCTTCGTCGAAAGGGAACCTTTGAGATCAGTCGTCTTGCTGACAGACCGGATGGGACTGAGGCCAAGGTCGGTGGGGTGGTGACGTCACTCCGGGAGATCACGACCAAGGGGGGGGACCGGATGGCCTTTGTGACGCTGGAGGATTTAACCGGGAATGCGACACTGATCGTCTTCCCTGAACTTTATCGGAAGACAATCACGCTCCTCAAATCGGAACAACCGTTGATCGCCACAGGGGAACTGGATCTGGGCGAGGAGGAGATCAAGATACTCGCCCGTGACGTTGTCCCCCTTGTTGCCAATTCCGGTTCCCGTGCTGTTCATATTCGTCTCGCCTCGCCGGCGACAGGACGCGAACAATTGGAAAATCTGAAAAAACTCCTGGCCCGGTTCAGGGGGCGCTGTCCTTTGTATGTTCATCTGATTCACCCCGCTTCCGGGGAGACAATCCTTTCTCTTCCCGAAGATCTTTATGTGGAGCCCTCCGACGAACTCCTGAAAAGTGTCAATTCCCTCTTTGGAGGTGATGTTGCCTGCCTTCAGTAA